In Leptolyngbya sp. SIO1E4, one DNA window encodes the following:
- a CDS encoding CYTH domain-containing protein, which translates to MAQEIERKFLVTDSSWRHEAKGTLYRQGYIPTQNKSTVRIRIAGDRGYITVKGASVGISRLEFEYEIPLADADSMLDQLCLRPLIEKWRYRLTVDNHLWEVDEFLGDNAGLVLAEVELTHETESVTLPPWVGKEVSHDPRYYNANLTRNPYRLWKGL; encoded by the coding sequence ATGGCCCAGGAAATTGAACGCAAATTTTTGGTGACGGACTCCAGCTGGCGTCACGAGGCTAAAGGCACTCTATATCGCCAGGGATATATTCCAACCCAAAACAAAAGTACTGTGCGCATCCGCATTGCGGGCGATCGCGGCTACATTACCGTCAAAGGCGCAAGCGTCGGCATCAGCCGCCTAGAATTTGAATACGAAATTCCCCTCGCCGATGCTGACAGCATGTTAGACCAACTATGCCTGCGTCCCCTCATTGAAAAATGGCGTTATCGGCTAACCGTTGATAATCATCTTTGGGAAGTCGATGAGTTTTTAGGGGACAATGCCGGGCTCGTACTGGCAGAGGTAGAACTCACCCATGAGACAGAATCAGTAACGCTCCCCCCTTGGGTAGGGAAAGAGGTCTCCCATGACCCTCGCTACTACAATGCCAACCTGACCAGAAACCCTTACCGTTTATGGAAAGGCCTCTGA
- the sds gene encoding solanesyl diphosphate synthase: protein MVSVTSLLAPVETDLSLLVENLKKLVGAKHPILYAAAEHLFGAGGKRIRPAIVLLLARAISPTAEILPQHRRLAEITEMIHTASLVHDDVVDESEVRRGVPTVHSSFGNRIAVLAGDFLFAQSSWYLANLDNLTVVKLLSQVIMDLAEGEIQQGLNRFDTGLTLDAYLDKSYYKTASLIANSSRSVGVLSGLSDHQLDNLYAYGRNLGLAFQIVDDVLDFTGSVEVLGKPACSDLKSGNLTAPVLYALEEKPYLAGLIEREFSEEGDFAQAIDLIHGSQGIAKSRDLATQHIERAIAALQDLPTSEPQQALVELANYVLRRVY, encoded by the coding sequence ATGGTTTCAGTTACTTCATTATTGGCTCCTGTCGAAACCGATTTGTCTCTCCTCGTTGAGAACTTAAAGAAGCTGGTAGGGGCCAAGCATCCTATTCTCTACGCTGCTGCAGAGCACCTCTTTGGTGCTGGGGGGAAGCGCATTCGTCCGGCCATTGTCTTGCTTCTAGCCAGGGCCATTTCTCCAACTGCGGAAATTTTGCCGCAGCATCGCCGCCTGGCTGAAATTACAGAGATGATCCATACAGCAAGTTTGGTTCATGACGATGTTGTCGATGAATCAGAAGTGCGTCGGGGTGTGCCGACGGTTCATAGCAGCTTCGGGAACCGAATAGCGGTACTCGCGGGCGATTTTCTGTTTGCTCAATCATCCTGGTACCTGGCCAACCTAGACAACCTTACCGTCGTGAAGCTGTTGTCTCAGGTGATTATGGATCTGGCAGAAGGCGAGATCCAACAAGGGCTCAACCGCTTTGACACAGGGCTAACCCTAGATGCCTATCTCGATAAGAGTTACTACAAAACAGCGTCTTTAATTGCCAACAGTTCCAGGTCTGTGGGTGTTTTGAGTGGTTTGTCCGATCACCAGCTGGATAACCTCTACGCCTATGGGCGCAACTTGGGGTTAGCGTTCCAGATTGTGGATGATGTCTTGGACTTTACGGGCTCTGTGGAAGTCTTGGGCAAACCCGCCTGTTCAGACCTCAAAAGTGGCAATCTAACCGCCCCTGTTTTGTATGCCCTGGAAGAAAAGCCTTATCTGGCAGGTCTCATTGAACGGGAGTTTTCTGAGGAGGGTGATTTTGCCCAGGCTATTGACCTGATTCATGGCAGCCAGGGAATTGCAAAATCGCGCGATCTGGCGACTCAACACATTGAACGAGCCATTGCTGCTTTACAAGATCTCCCCACTTCAGAACCTCAACAAGCATTAGTCGAACTGGCTAACTATGTCTTGAGGCGAGTTTACTAG